The Clostridium sp. AWRP genome has a window encoding:
- a CDS encoding formate--tetrahydrofolate ligase — translation MTYKSDIEIAQECTMKDIKEIAKKLNISEDDIELYGKYKAKVNYNLLKTTPSKNGKLILCTAINPTPAGEGKTTTAIGVADALNRMGKSVVVALREPSMGPVFGIKGGAAGGGYAQVVPMEDINLHFTGDIHALTAANNLLAAMIDNHIYQGNKLNIDPRRIAWRRCVDMNDRQLRFVVDGLGGKANGTPREDGFDITVASEIMAIFCLSSDIIDLKKRIAKIVVGYTRDGKPVTAHDLKAEGAMAALLKDALKPNLVQTLEGTPAFVHGGPFANIAHGCNSIMATRMALHFGEYVVTEAGFGADLGAEKFLDIKCRMAGLKPDAVIIVATVRALKYNGGVPKADLNNENLEALEKGLPNLLKHVENITKVYKLPAVVALNAFPTDTQAELKLVEDKCKELGVNVKLSEVWAKGGEGGIEVAKEVLRLIKEEKNDFQFAYDEKLPIRDKIRAVAQKIYGADDVTFTSQADKEIDELEKLGFGQTPVCIAKTQYSLTDDQTKLGRPTGFNITVRQVTISAGAGFVVAVTGSIMKMPGLGKVPSAEKIDVDENGVISGLF, via the coding sequence ATGACTTATAAATCAGACATCGAAATAGCTCAAGAATGCACAATGAAGGACATTAAGGAAATTGCAAAGAAATTAAATATTTCCGAAGATGATATTGAATTGTATGGTAAATACAAAGCAAAGGTAAATTACAACTTGTTAAAGACTACACCTAGTAAGAATGGAAAACTTATATTATGTACAGCTATAAACCCAACACCTGCTGGAGAAGGAAAAACTACTACAGCAATAGGTGTAGCAGATGCATTAAATAGAATGGGAAAATCTGTTGTTGTTGCACTTAGAGAACCATCTATGGGACCTGTATTTGGTATAAAGGGTGGAGCTGCCGGCGGTGGGTATGCTCAAGTAGTACCTATGGAAGACATAAACCTACACTTTACAGGTGATATACATGCACTCACTGCTGCTAATAATTTACTTGCAGCAATGATAGATAATCATATATATCAGGGCAATAAACTTAACATAGACCCAAGAAGAATTGCTTGGAGAAGATGCGTAGACATGAACGACAGACAGCTCAGGTTTGTAGTTGATGGATTAGGCGGAAAAGCCAATGGTACACCTAGAGAAGATGGATTTGATATAACAGTTGCTTCAGAAATAATGGCTATATTCTGTTTATCAAGTGACATAATTGATTTGAAGAAGAGAATTGCTAAAATAGTTGTAGGATATACTAGAGATGGCAAACCTGTAACAGCTCATGATTTGAAAGCTGAAGGAGCTATGGCAGCACTTCTTAAAGATGCATTGAAACCAAATCTAGTACAGACTCTTGAAGGAACACCAGCATTTGTACACGGCGGACCATTTGCGAATATAGCTCATGGATGTAACTCAATAATGGCTACTAGAATGGCTCTTCACTTTGGTGAATATGTAGTTACGGAGGCAGGCTTCGGTGCTGACCTAGGTGCTGAAAAATTCTTAGATATCAAGTGCAGAATGGCAGGATTAAAACCAGATGCAGTAATAATAGTTGCTACAGTTAGAGCATTAAAATACAATGGCGGAGTTCCAAAGGCTGATTTAAATAATGAAAACTTAGAAGCTCTTGAAAAGGGACTTCCAAATCTATTAAAACATGTAGAGAATATAACTAAGGTATATAAATTACCAGCAGTAGTTGCGTTAAATGCATTCCCTACAGATACACAGGCAGAATTAAAATTAGTAGAAGATAAATGTAAAGAATTAGGTGTAAATGTAAAATTATCAGAAGTTTGGGCTAAAGGCGGCGAAGGTGGAATAGAAGTTGCCAAAGAAGTACTTAGACTTATAAAAGAAGAGAAAAATGACTTCCAGTTTGCTTATGATGAAAAATTACCAATCAGAGATAAAATAAGAGCAGTAGCTCAGAAGATATATGGTGCTGATGATGTTACTTTCACAAGTCAGGCAGATAAAGAAATTGACGAGCTTGAAAAATTAGGATTCGGTCAAACTCCAGTATGTATAGCAAAGACCCAATACTCCTTAACTGATGACCAAACTAAACTTGGAAGACCAACAGGATTTAATATTACAGTAAGACAGGTTACAATTTCTGCTGGAGCAGGTTTTGTAGTTGCAGTAACTGGTTCAATAATGAAGATGCCAGGTCTTGGAAAAGTTCCATCTGCTGAAAAAATAGATGTAGATGAGAATGGAGTAATAAGCGGATTATTCTAA
- a CDS encoding carbon monoxide dehydrogenase accessory protein CooC gives MKMAITGKGGVGKTTFSAIMSKIYAEEGYNVLAVDADPDPNLALALGFPKEIADEIVPISEMKKLVAERTNSTPGSFGKMFKINPKVDDIPERYCKEYKGVRLLTMGTVDTGGTGCFCPENVLLKKLTSHLMLQNKDIVIMDMEAGIEHLGRGTAQGVDVFIVVVEPGIRSIQTFKHVKKLAKDIGIEKIFVVANKIRNKADEEFVLENVDEKECLGFIHYSDTVGSSDRVNQSPYDSNEETVKEVKNIKQKLEMGVF, from the coding sequence ATGAAAATGGCTATAACAGGCAAAGGTGGTGTAGGTAAAACTACATTTTCAGCGATAATGAGTAAAATATATGCAGAAGAAGGATATAATGTTTTAGCTGTGGATGCAGATCCTGATCCCAATTTGGCGTTAGCATTAGGATTTCCAAAAGAGATAGCAGATGAGATTGTTCCGATTTCAGAAATGAAAAAGTTAGTAGCAGAGAGAACAAATTCTACTCCAGGATCCTTTGGAAAAATGTTTAAAATAAATCCTAAAGTTGATGATATACCAGAAAGATATTGTAAGGAATACAAAGGTGTAAGACTTTTAACTATGGGAACAGTTGATACAGGCGGAACAGGTTGTTTCTGCCCGGAAAATGTTTTGCTTAAAAAACTCACGTCACATTTAATGCTCCAAAACAAAGATATCGTCATAATGGATATGGAAGCAGGTATTGAACATTTGGGAAGGGGAACAGCACAAGGTGTAGATGTATTTATTGTTGTTGTAGAACCTGGAATAAGAAGTATACAGACGTTCAAGCATGTTAAAAAATTAGCTAAGGATATAGGAATAGAAAAGATATTTGTGGTAGCAAATAAAATTAGAAATAAAGCGGACGAAGAATTTGTATTGGAAAATGTAGATGAAAAAGAATGTCTTGGATTTATACATTATAGTGACACAGTTGGAAGTTCTGATAGAGTCAATCAATCTCCTTACGATTCCAATGAGGAAACTGTTAAGGAGGTAAAAAATATAAAACAAAAATTAGAAATGGGGGTTTTTTAA
- a CDS encoding universal stress protein produces MAKTKILIPLDGTDRSMHSLDLLKKMFKKDEVEVTLMNVSEIVIVNDMVITDKVDRARETGEIVLDRAEKELQGYIVNKFFDFGYAGDEILKKASQDNFDIIIMTKSTKKGLARMVGSVTSKVVKNSPKIVIIVPE; encoded by the coding sequence ATGGCAAAAACTAAAATATTAATACCTTTAGATGGAACTGACAGGAGTATGCATTCTCTTGATCTATTAAAAAAAATGTTTAAGAAAGATGAAGTAGAAGTTACACTTATGAATGTTTCAGAAATAGTTATAGTAAATGATATGGTGATTACGGATAAAGTTGATAGGGCACGTGAAACAGGAGAGATTGTTTTAGACAGGGCAGAAAAAGAACTCCAGGGATATATTGTAAACAAGTTTTTTGATTTTGGATATGCTGGAGATGAAATATTAAAAAAAGCTTCACAGGATAATTTCGACATAATAATAATGACTAAGTCTACTAAAAAGGGATTAGCTAGGATGGTTGGTTCTGTTACTAGTAAAGTTGTTAAAAATTCGCCAAAGATAGTCATAATAGTTCCAGAATAG
- a CDS encoding NifB/NifX family molybdenum-iron cluster-binding protein — protein sequence MKIALPNNGNMVNQHFGMSQSFVIVTVENNKIGNVEEVSTVQLAHQHEGLANLLVKHNVDLVITGGIGGGALMGLQQCGLKVIKGASGEYKDVVQSYIDGKLEDKNELCNHHCEH from the coding sequence ATGAAAATAGCATTACCTAATAACGGAAATATGGTTAACCAACATTTTGGTATGAGTCAGAGTTTTGTAATTGTGACTGTTGAGAACAATAAAATTGGAAATGTTGAAGAAGTATCTACAGTTCAGTTAGCTCATCAACATGAGGGACTTGCAAATTTACTAGTAAAACATAATGTTGATTTAGTAATAACTGGAGGTATTGGCGGAGGAGCTTTGATGGGATTGCAGCAGTGTGGTCTTAAAGTAATAAAAGGGGCATCTGGGGAATACAAAGATGTTGTTCAAAGTTACATTGATGGAAAATTAGAAGATAAAAATGAGCTTTGCAATCACCATTGTGAACATTAG
- the cooS gene encoding anaerobic carbon-monoxide dehydrogenase catalytic subunit: MEEKAKSIDQATLQLLDKAKKDGVRTALDRKADMKVQCGFGSAGVCCRNCSMGPCRVSPVPGKGVERGICGATADVIVSRNFARMVVGGAAAHSDHGRSIALSLYHSSKDGDIKVKDEKKLKEVAKIYDVETEGRDIYDIAHDVAKRGLDDYGRQMGEVKLPPSLPPKRKEIWDKLDIVPRAIDREIAAVMHSTHIGCNADAEAMIKMAMRCSLGDGWLGSYMATEFSDIMFGTPKSIETEANLGVLEKNSVNVVLHGHEPLLSDMIVEAASDPELVELAKSEGADGINLCGMCCTGNEVSMRHGIKIAGNFMQQELAVVTGAVDGLIVDVQCIMPALAKLSKSYHTKFITTSPKAHITDSTYIEFDEEHPLDSAKQILKEAILNFKNRDNSKVMIPELKSKGIVGYSVEEVINKLDKVVNTQIGPMQTVKPLADVLTSGVLRGAAGVVGCNNPKVTHNSAHIETIKGLIKNYVIVVATGCAAQAAAEYGLMQLEAAEKYAGPGLATVCKLVGIPPVLHMGSCVDISRILDLVGRVANFLGTDMSDLPVVGVAPEWMSEKAVSIGTYVVTSGIDTWLGVTPPVTGGPEVVDILTNKMEDWVGAKFFIETDPKKAVEQMVNRMNEKRKKLGI; this comes from the coding sequence ATGGAAGAAAAAGCAAAGTCAATTGATCAGGCTACTTTACAATTATTGGACAAGGCAAAAAAGGATGGAGTAAGAACTGCTTTAGATAGAAAAGCAGACATGAAGGTACAGTGTGGATTTGGGTCAGCAGGAGTTTGCTGTAGAAATTGCAGCATGGGTCCTTGTAGAGTAAGTCCAGTACCAGGAAAAGGTGTAGAAAGAGGTATATGTGGTGCTACAGCAGATGTAATTGTATCTAGAAATTTTGCAAGAATGGTTGTAGGCGGAGCTGCTGCACATTCAGATCATGGTAGAAGTATAGCACTTAGCTTATACCACTCCAGTAAAGATGGAGACATAAAAGTTAAAGATGAAAAGAAATTGAAAGAAGTTGCAAAAATATATGATGTAGAAACTGAAGGAAGAGACATATATGACATAGCTCATGATGTAGCTAAAAGAGGATTAGATGATTATGGTAGACAAATGGGAGAAGTTAAGTTGCCACCTTCTCTTCCACCAAAGAGAAAGGAAATATGGGATAAACTTGACATAGTTCCAAGGGCAATTGATAGAGAAATAGCTGCAGTTATGCATTCAACTCATATAGGATGTAATGCAGATGCAGAAGCTATGATTAAAATGGCTATGAGATGTTCACTAGGTGATGGATGGCTAGGATCATATATGGCTACAGAATTTAGTGATATAATGTTTGGAACACCTAAGTCAATTGAGACAGAAGCAAATCTTGGAGTACTTGAAAAGAATTCTGTAAATGTAGTTTTACACGGACATGAACCTCTTCTTTCAGATATGATAGTAGAAGCAGCATCAGATCCAGAACTAGTTGAACTTGCTAAATCAGAAGGTGCTGATGGAATAAATTTATGCGGAATGTGCTGTACTGGAAATGAAGTTTCCATGAGACATGGTATTAAAATAGCAGGAAACTTTATGCAGCAGGAATTGGCTGTAGTTACAGGAGCAGTAGATGGACTTATAGTTGATGTACAGTGTATTATGCCAGCACTAGCAAAATTGTCCAAGTCATATCATACTAAGTTTATAACGACTTCACCAAAGGCACATATCACAGATTCAACTTATATCGAATTTGATGAAGAACATCCACTTGATTCTGCTAAACAGATTTTAAAGGAAGCAATATTAAACTTTAAAAATAGAGACAACAGTAAAGTAATGATTCCTGAATTGAAATCAAAGGGAATTGTAGGATACAGTGTTGAAGAAGTAATAAATAAATTGGATAAAGTTGTAAACACGCAAATAGGACCAATGCAAACTGTAAAACCTTTGGCAGATGTTTTAACATCAGGAGTATTAAGAGGCGCTGCAGGTGTAGTTGGATGTAACAATCCTAAAGTTACTCATAATTCTGCACATATTGAGACTATAAAGGGATTAATAAAGAATTATGTAATAGTTGTTGCTACAGGTTGTGCAGCTCAAGCAGCAGCAGAATATGGATTAATGCAATTAGAAGCAGCAGAAAAATATGCAGGACCAGGACTAGCTACTGTATGTAAGCTTGTTGGTATACCACCAGTACTTCATATGGGTTCTTGTGTTGATATAAGCCGTATATTAGACTTGGTAGGTAGAGTAGCTAATTTCTTAGGTACAGATATGAGTGATCTTCCAGTTGTAGGTGTAGCACCAGAATGGATGTCAGAAAAAGCTGTTTCTATAGGTACTTATGTAGTAACTTCAGGTATAGACACTTGGCTTGGAGTAACACCTCCAGTAACAGGCGGTCCAGAAGTTGTTGACATTCTTACTAATAAGATGGAAGACTGGGTAGGAGCTAAATTCTTTATAGAAACAGATCCTAAGAAAGCAGTTGAACAAATGGTTAATAGGATGAATGAAAAACGTAAAAAATTAGGTATCTAA